Proteins encoded by one window of Desulfocurvus vexinensis DSM 17965:
- a CDS encoding (Fe-S)-binding protein, which produces MTHASLFIPCLVEQFMPEAGEAAARVLARAGVRVDCPRGQTCCGQPLYKSGHGDQARALALRFLRLFAQAEAVVAPSGSCVHMVRAVYPGLLADDPAAHAEALALGARTFELTEFLVRRLGVTDLGAHFAGTVAYHDSCQVGRALGVRAEPLALLRAVKGLTLAEVADADQCCGFGGPFAVQFETVSAALLGDKLDALAASGATALTAAEPSCLLHLRGGLQKRGLDLPVVHIAQILASEAP; this is translated from the coding sequence ATGACACACGCAAGCCTTTTCATTCCCTGCCTGGTGGAGCAGTTCATGCCCGAGGCGGGCGAGGCCGCCGCGCGGGTGCTGGCCCGGGCGGGCGTCCGGGTGGACTGCCCCCGGGGCCAGACCTGCTGCGGCCAGCCGCTGTACAAGTCCGGCCACGGCGACCAGGCCCGGGCCCTGGCCCTGCGGTTCCTGCGCCTGTTCGCACAGGCCGAGGCCGTGGTCGCGCCCTCGGGCTCGTGCGTGCACATGGTGCGCGCGGTCTACCCCGGGCTGCTGGCCGACGACCCTGCGGCCCACGCCGAGGCCCTGGCCCTGGGGGCGCGGACCTTCGAGCTGACGGAATTCCTGGTGCGCCGCCTGGGGGTGACCGACCTGGGGGCGCATTTCGCGGGCACCGTGGCCTACCACGATTCCTGCCAGGTGGGCCGGGCCCTGGGCGTGCGCGCCGAGCCGCTGGCCCTCTTGCGCGCCGTGAAGGGCCTGACCCTGGCCGAGGTGGCGGACGCCGACCAGTGCTGCGGCTTCGGCGGGCCCTTCGCCGTACAGTTCGAGACCGTGTCCGCCGCGCTTTTGGGCGACAAGCTGGACGCCCTGGCCGCCAGCGGCGCCACGGCCCTGACCGCCGCCGAGCCGAGCTGCCTGCTGCACCTGCGCGGCGGCCTGCAAAAGCGCGGGCTGGACCTGCCCGTTGTGCATATCGCCCAGATCCTGGCCTCGGAGGCGCCATGA
- the rlmD gene encoding 23S rRNA (uracil(1939)-C(5))-methyltransferase RlmD, which produces MSEKFHKDAELELTVDKMAFGGQGLARVDGFVVFVDGALPGSRVLARVTKPGKRFAQAETVRVLDPGPHAVEPFCPHFGKCGGCLFQDLDYAEQLRCKTGHVADALARLGGARGFTVHPALPSPATRRFRNKMEFAFAGGGARLALGLHRRGSASVVNVEHCALQAEPCMDVVRHAREFCRQVGVPAYDARTRRGVWRFLVVRRSEATGQALAHVITGPGPDGGAARALCEDLLAAFPALAGAVHSVRANNAAVAQGERQVAAHGQPWIEERLLGLSFRISPDAFFQTNTPGAEALYGAALELAGLTGAEAVLDLYCGVGGLALAAAGRAARVTGIEVHAPAVEDAQGNAQRNGLGNCTFLAGDAGALLAGLDHVPDVAFVDPPRAGMAPQAVAALAALGPRRVVYVSCNPATLARDVALLAEGGYALAEVRPVDLFPHSPHIECAALLERGGAA; this is translated from the coding sequence ATGAGCGAAAAATTTCACAAGGACGCGGAGCTGGAGCTGACCGTGGACAAAATGGCCTTCGGCGGCCAGGGGCTGGCCCGGGTGGACGGGTTCGTGGTCTTCGTGGACGGCGCCCTGCCCGGCAGCCGGGTGCTGGCCCGGGTGACCAAGCCCGGCAAGCGCTTCGCCCAGGCCGAGACCGTGCGCGTGCTCGACCCCGGGCCCCACGCCGTGGAGCCCTTCTGCCCGCATTTCGGCAAGTGCGGCGGCTGCCTGTTCCAGGACCTGGACTACGCCGAGCAGCTGCGCTGCAAGACCGGGCACGTAGCCGACGCCCTGGCCCGCCTGGGCGGCGCGCGGGGCTTCACCGTGCACCCCGCCCTGCCCTCGCCCGCCACCCGCCGCTTCCGCAACAAGATGGAGTTCGCCTTTGCCGGGGGCGGCGCGCGGCTGGCCCTGGGCCTGCACCGGCGCGGGTCGGCCTCGGTGGTCAACGTGGAGCACTGCGCGCTGCAGGCCGAGCCGTGCATGGACGTGGTGCGCCACGCGCGCGAGTTCTGCCGCCAAGTGGGCGTTCCGGCCTACGACGCGCGCACCCGGCGCGGGGTCTGGCGCTTCCTGGTCGTGCGCCGCTCCGAGGCCACGGGCCAGGCCCTGGCCCACGTCATCACCGGGCCGGGGCCCGACGGCGGCGCCGCACGCGCACTGTGCGAAGACCTGCTGGCCGCCTTCCCGGCCCTGGCGGGCGCCGTGCATTCCGTGCGCGCCAACAACGCCGCCGTGGCCCAGGGCGAGCGCCAGGTGGCGGCCCACGGCCAGCCGTGGATCGAGGAACGCCTGCTGGGCCTGAGCTTCCGCATCTCGCCCGATGCCTTCTTCCAGACCAACACCCCCGGGGCCGAGGCCCTCTACGGCGCGGCCCTGGAGCTGGCCGGGCTCACGGGCGCCGAGGCCGTGCTCGACCTGTACTGCGGGGTGGGCGGGCTGGCCCTGGCCGCCGCCGGGCGCGCCGCGCGGGTCACGGGCATCGAGGTCCACGCCCCCGCCGTAGAGGACGCCCAGGGCAACGCGCAGCGCAACGGCCTGGGCAACTGCACCTTCCTGGCCGGAGACGCCGGGGCGCTGCTGGCCGGGCTGGACCACGTGCCCGACGTGGCTTTCGTGGACCCGCCGCGCGCGGGCATGGCCCCGCAGGCCGTGGCGGCCCTGGCGGCCCTGGGGCCGCGCCGGGTGGTCTACGTGTCGTGCAACCCCGCGACCCTGGCCCGCGACGTGGCCCTGCTGGCCGAGGGCGGCTACGCCCTGGCCGAGGTCCGGCCCGTGGACCTGTTTCCCCACAGCCCGCACATCGAATGCGCGGCGCTGCTGGAGCGGGGCGGGGCGGCCTGA
- a CDS encoding type IA DNA topoisomerase yields the protein MSVTLVVAEKPSVGREIAKVLGLPGRGSGCISGPGWVVTWAVGHLIGIAEPGDQDPAWAGRWHMRMLPMVPARFRLAVLPESARQYEVVRGLMLREDVGEIINATDAGREGELIFRRIAMLAGCDKPVRRLWASDMTEQGLKKALAGTVPAERKRNLGLAAFARAEADWLVGMNYSRLFTLKDGSLITVGRVQTPVLKLLVDRRREIEHFTPRDYWTVEATLAHGEEPFAATWHAPPDYKETRIDRRDEAEAVVAGCAGREGAVLSVESAARQQKPPLPFDLTTLQREANARLGLSAKDTLAVAQALYERRKLITYPRTDSRHLTRELFAEVLEHLRAVYAHFPDEARAAAEGVKAGGRRFECVSDAKVTDHHAIIPTAARANRQALSADEWNVYEMICRRFCAAFMAPAKFSATTVWAEVAGQRFKATGKVFKELGWLTAEPWRAAADNPLPRLRKGAPVAARALEAKAHQTKPPAHFTDATLLGAMETAGKLVEDGELREAMKERGLGTPATRAQIIETLVARKYVARDGKKLVATDAGRHAVELVEAHLPQMVSPELTGEWEKRLGDIEQGRDTYPAFMQAIREAVRQGVDAVRDAPLVPHARLFGSGLDENGFPLDAAPARRPTPARPPAPAPAPALQGPEAAPGVEAAPPAAGPPPSAAPAPPATDRDGFPLEAPPGADGAPAEALGACPLCGRDVVERPGAFECVARATGECEFSIPRRLFGGEVRAALVRDLLAKGRTFRRTRFVSRAGKPFNANLRLAGGRVELDFGD from the coding sequence ATGTCCGTCACCCTCGTCGTCGCCGAGAAGCCCTCCGTGGGCCGCGAGATCGCCAAGGTCCTGGGCCTGCCGGGGCGCGGCTCGGGCTGCATCTCCGGCCCGGGCTGGGTCGTCACCTGGGCCGTGGGCCACCTCATCGGCATCGCCGAGCCCGGCGACCAGGACCCGGCCTGGGCCGGGCGCTGGCACATGCGCATGTTGCCCATGGTCCCTGCGCGCTTCCGGCTGGCCGTGCTGCCCGAGTCGGCCCGGCAGTACGAGGTGGTGCGCGGGCTCATGCTGCGCGAGGACGTGGGCGAGATCATTAACGCCACCGACGCCGGGCGCGAGGGTGAGCTGATCTTCCGGCGCATCGCCATGCTTGCCGGGTGCGACAAGCCCGTGCGCCGCCTGTGGGCCAGCGACATGACCGAGCAGGGCCTGAAGAAGGCCCTGGCGGGCACCGTGCCCGCCGAGCGCAAGCGCAACCTGGGCCTGGCGGCCTTTGCCCGCGCCGAGGCCGACTGGCTGGTGGGCATGAACTACTCGCGGCTGTTCACCTTGAAGGACGGCTCGCTGATCACCGTGGGCCGCGTGCAGACCCCGGTGCTCAAGCTGCTGGTGGACCGCCGCCGCGAGATCGAGCACTTTACCCCACGCGACTACTGGACCGTGGAAGCCACCCTGGCCCACGGCGAGGAGCCCTTTGCCGCCACCTGGCACGCCCCGCCGGACTACAAGGAAACGCGCATCGACCGGCGCGACGAGGCCGAGGCTGTGGTGGCGGGCTGCGCCGGGCGCGAGGGCGCGGTGCTTTCCGTGGAGAGCGCCGCGCGCCAGCAGAAGCCGCCCCTGCCCTTCGACCTGACCACCCTGCAACGCGAGGCCAACGCGCGCCTGGGCCTGTCGGCCAAGGACACCCTGGCCGTGGCCCAGGCCCTGTACGAGCGGCGCAAGCTCATCACCTACCCGCGCACCGATTCGCGGCACCTGACCCGCGAGCTGTTCGCCGAGGTGCTGGAGCACCTGCGCGCGGTGTACGCCCATTTTCCCGACGAGGCCCGGGCCGCCGCCGAGGGCGTCAAGGCCGGGGGGCGGCGCTTCGAATGCGTCAGCGACGCCAAGGTCACCGACCACCACGCCATCATCCCCACCGCCGCCCGGGCCAACCGCCAGGCCCTGTCCGCCGACGAGTGGAACGTCTACGAGATGATCTGCCGCCGGTTCTGCGCGGCGTTCATGGCCCCGGCGAAGTTTTCGGCCACCACCGTGTGGGCCGAGGTGGCCGGGCAGCGTTTCAAGGCCACGGGCAAGGTGTTCAAGGAGCTGGGCTGGCTGACCGCCGAGCCCTGGCGCGCGGCGGCGGACAACCCCCTGCCCCGGCTGCGCAAGGGCGCGCCCGTGGCCGCCCGGGCCCTGGAGGCCAAGGCCCACCAGACCAAGCCCCCGGCGCACTTCACCGACGCCACGCTGCTGGGTGCCATGGAGACGGCGGGCAAGCTGGTGGAGGACGGCGAACTGCGCGAGGCCATGAAGGAGCGCGGCCTGGGCACCCCGGCCACCCGGGCCCAGATCATCGAGACCCTGGTGGCCCGCAAGTACGTGGCCCGCGACGGCAAGAAGCTCGTGGCCACCGACGCGGGCCGCCACGCCGTGGAGCTGGTGGAGGCCCACCTGCCGCAGATGGTCTCGCCGGAGCTGACCGGGGAGTGGGAGAAGCGCCTGGGGGACATCGAGCAGGGCCGCGACACCTACCCGGCCTTCATGCAGGCCATCCGCGAGGCCGTGCGCCAGGGAGTGGACGCCGTGCGCGACGCGCCCCTGGTGCCCCACGCCCGGCTGTTCGGTTCCGGGCTGGACGAGAACGGCTTCCCCCTGGACGCCGCCCCGGCCCGCCGCCCGACACCCGCGCGGCCCCCGGCGCCTGCCCCTGCGCCCGCGCTGCAGGGCCCGGAAGCGGCCCCCGGCGTCGAGGCCGCGCCGCCCGCCGCCGGGCCGCCCCCGTCCGCCGCCCCCGCGCCCCCGGCCACGGACCGCGACGGCTTTCCTCTGGAGGCGCCTCCGGGAGCGGACGGCGCCCCCGCCGAAGCCCTGGGCGCCTGCCCGCTGTGCGGGCGCGATGTGGTCGAGCGGCCCGGGGCCTTCGAGTGCGTGGCCCGGGCCACGGGCGAGTGCGAGTTTTCCATCCCCCGGCGGCTGTTCGGCGGCGAGGTGCGCGCGGCCCTGGTGCGCGACCTGCTGGCCAAGGGCCGCACCTTCCGGCGCACGCGCTTCGTCTCGCGCGCGGGCAAGCCCTTCAACGCCAACCTGCGCCTGGCGGGCGGCAGGGTCGAGCTGGATTTCGGCGACTGA
- a CDS encoding tail fiber assembly protein — protein MQLYHYHPETGEALGASPARPDPLAPGGWLIPAHATTQAPPEAPPGRAAVWQGGAWALVEDHRGRQGWLDGQPATLTGLGPLPAGWADAAPEPDAAALAALVRAERDTRLAACDWTQLPDAPLDGAQRAAWAACRQGLRDVPQQPGFPGAVQWPGAPQG, from the coding sequence ATGCAGTTGTATCACTACCACCCCGAGACGGGCGAAGCCCTTGGCGCCAGCCCGGCTCGGCCCGACCCCCTGGCGCCGGGCGGCTGGCTCATCCCGGCCCACGCCACCACCCAGGCCCCGCCCGAGGCGCCGCCGGGGCGGGCCGCCGTCTGGCAGGGCGGGGCCTGGGCCCTGGTGGAGGATCACCGGGGGCGCCAGGGTTGGCTTGACGGCCAGCCCGCGACCCTCACCGGGCTTGGCCCCCTGCCCGCAGGCTGGGCCGACGCCGCCCCCGAGCCCGACGCCGCCGCGTTGGCCGCCCTGGTCCGCGCAGAGCGCGACACGCGCCTGGCGGCCTGCGACTGGACGCAGCTGCCCGACGCGCCGCTGGATGGCGCCCAGCGCGCGGCCTGGGCCGCCTGCCGCCAGGGGCTGCGCGACGTGCCCCAGCAGCCGGGCTTCCCGGGGGCGGTGCAGTGGCCCGGGGCGCCCCAGGGCTGA
- a CDS encoding methyl-accepting chemotaxis protein, translated as MTLRMKLMIFSLLACLVPTATVGLFSVQRATSALDAASRQQLTSVRDARLHELEALLARFTHEAAIYAGVKEVYNALGMLRDHAWGTAKAGVRMDVADPAFVELLDYVGGAFAPFVEVLGFEDALLVGDDGRVYYSHLRGRELGEDLKQGTLLADSNLARAWAGAMAGQTTLVDAAPYPALEGRPAMFVAAPVRSHIGEIQGAAVLRLPLEAIGAVMAAGAGGMGQSGESYLVGPDGLMRSPSRLDPAGRSVAASFAAPDRGRVDTEAVGAALAGRADTRIITGYLGHEVLSAFAPLESGGLGWAVVAEVGTREAFAPVRALRWAAVAAGLVVSLLAGAASLLFVRQEILRPLEAVQGFLARVGGGDFHAELDGRFRAEMAALADGVRAMFTEVKKKLGFAQGVLDGVALPCLVLDRQGCITFVNERLLRLLGKPGQPQDFLGQGAGGFFHGDPGRETTSLAALRAQARQEREVELPAAGGRVTVSVSATPVYDLDGALLGVFSLYFDLTPIRAQERRILEQTERMTRTASDAGAIAAGVSEAATELLRQVRETESGAGRQNERTMATAASMQQMSATTSDVARNAGAAALGADAARAKALEGDAAVGRVIASIEQLRGRTQALDADMRELGQRAGDIGHVITVIEDIADQTNLLALNAAIEAARAGDAGRGFAVVADEVRKLAEKTMTATREVTAAVDGIQKGTAESARATREAFSAVAKSTELARHSGQALREIVALIEGTARQVQAIAAASEEQAVAGEEISRAVEDVSAITRDTLEEMAHSARTISGLEEQARRLHELVRGIQGA; from the coding sequence ATGACCCTGCGAATGAAGCTCATGATCTTCAGCCTGCTCGCGTGCCTGGTGCCCACGGCCACGGTGGGCCTGTTCAGCGTGCAGCGGGCCACCAGCGCCCTGGACGCGGCCTCGCGCCAGCAGTTGACCTCCGTGCGCGACGCGCGGCTGCACGAACTGGAGGCGCTGCTGGCGCGCTTCACGCACGAGGCCGCGATCTACGCGGGGGTCAAGGAGGTCTACAACGCCCTGGGCATGCTGCGCGACCACGCCTGGGGCACGGCCAAGGCCGGGGTGCGCATGGACGTGGCCGACCCGGCCTTCGTGGAGCTGCTGGACTATGTGGGCGGGGCCTTCGCGCCCTTCGTGGAGGTGCTCGGCTTCGAGGACGCGCTGCTCGTGGGCGACGACGGGCGGGTGTACTACAGCCACCTCCGGGGCCGCGAGCTGGGCGAGGACCTGAAGCAGGGCACCCTGCTGGCGGACTCCAACCTGGCCCGGGCCTGGGCCGGGGCCATGGCCGGGCAGACGACCCTGGTGGACGCCGCGCCCTACCCCGCCCTGGAGGGCCGCCCGGCCATGTTCGTGGCGGCGCCCGTGCGCTCGCACATCGGCGAGATCCAGGGCGCGGCGGTGCTGCGCCTGCCCCTGGAGGCCATCGGCGCGGTCATGGCCGCCGGGGCCGGGGGCATGGGCCAAAGCGGCGAGAGCTACCTCGTGGGGCCCGACGGGCTGATGCGCTCGCCCTCGCGACTGGACCCCGCAGGCCGCAGCGTGGCCGCCAGCTTCGCCGCGCCGGACCGGGGCCGCGTGGACACCGAGGCCGTGGGCGCGGCCCTGGCGGGCCGGGCCGACACGCGGATCATCACGGGCTACCTGGGCCACGAGGTGCTCTCGGCCTTCGCGCCGCTGGAGTCCGGCGGGCTGGGCTGGGCCGTGGTGGCCGAGGTCGGCACCCGCGAGGCCTTCGCCCCGGTGCGCGCCCTGCGCTGGGCGGCGGTGGCGGCGGGGCTGGTGGTGTCGCTGCTGGCCGGGGCGGCCTCGCTGCTCTTCGTGCGCCAGGAGATCCTGCGGCCCCTGGAGGCCGTGCAGGGCTTCCTGGCCCGGGTGGGCGGCGGCGATTTCCACGCCGAGCTGGACGGGCGCTTCCGGGCCGAGATGGCCGCCCTGGCCGACGGCGTGCGGGCCATGTTCACCGAGGTCAAGAAGAAGCTCGGCTTTGCCCAGGGCGTGCTGGACGGGGTGGCCCTGCCCTGCCTGGTCCTCGACCGCCAGGGGTGCATCACCTTCGTCAACGAACGCCTGCTGCGCCTGCTGGGCAAGCCCGGCCAGCCGCAGGACTTCCTGGGCCAGGGCGCGGGCGGGTTTTTCCACGGCGACCCCGGGCGCGAGACCACCTCCCTGGCCGCCCTGCGTGCCCAGGCGCGCCAGGAGCGCGAAGTGGAGCTGCCCGCCGCCGGGGGCCGGGTCACGGTCAGCGTCAGCGCCACCCCGGTCTACGACCTGGACGGCGCCCTGCTGGGGGTGTTTTCCCTGTATTTCGACCTGACCCCCATCCGCGCCCAGGAGCGGCGCATCCTGGAGCAGACCGAGCGCATGACGCGCACGGCCAGCGACGCCGGGGCCATCGCCGCCGGGGTCTCCGAGGCGGCCACGGAGCTGCTGCGCCAGGTGCGCGAGACCGAGAGCGGCGCCGGGCGCCAGAACGAGCGGACCATGGCCACGGCGGCCAGCATGCAGCAGATGAGCGCCACCACCAGCGACGTGGCCAGAAACGCGGGGGCCGCCGCCCTGGGCGCCGACGCCGCCCGGGCCAAGGCCCTGGAGGGCGACGCCGCCGTGGGCCGGGTCATCGCGTCCATCGAGCAGTTGCGCGGGCGCACCCAGGCCCTGGACGCCGACATGCGCGAACTGGGCCAGCGCGCGGGCGACATCGGCCACGTCATCACCGTCATCGAGGACATCGCCGACCAGACCAATCTGCTGGCGCTCAACGCGGCCATCGAGGCCGCCCGGGCAGGCGACGCGGGCCGGGGCTTCGCCGTGGTGGCCGACGAGGTGCGCAAGCTGGCCGAAAAAACCATGACCGCCACCCGCGAGGTGACCGCCGCCGTGGACGGCATCCAGAAGGGCACCGCCGAAAGCGCCCGGGCCACGCGCGAGGCGTTCTCCGCCGTGGCAAAGAGCACGGAGCTGGCGCGCCATTCCGGCCAGGCCCTGCGCGAGATCGTGGCGCTCATCGAGGGCACGGCGCGCCAGGTGCAGGCCATTGCCGCCGCCAGCGAGGAGCAGGCCGTGGCCGGCGAGGAGATCAGCCGCGCCGTGGAGGACGTGAGCGCCATCACCCGGGACACCCTGGAGGAAATGGCCCACAGCGCGCGGACCATCAGCGGGCTGGAGGAGCAGGCCCGCAGGCTGCACGAGCTGGTCCGGGGCATCCAGGGCGCGTGA
- a CDS encoding phage tail protein: MTTASICPRAHGEGGLGRPQRSWGALWACAVNGKDLTQHALATTADLGSAASLDAGAEPGNVAQLDGAGRLPAPLGAVAPGTVLAFAGAAPPEGYLECDGASVSRAAYAALFAAIGTTFGAGDGSTTFALPDLRGEFVRGWDHGRGADAGRSLGSAQGDAIRNITGEATRTGTFGLIANDAANVTGCFELGTATTGIISSGTGSARWLAFDASNVVPTANENRPRNVAFLHVIKY, encoded by the coding sequence ATGACCACCGCCAGCATCTGCCCCCGCGCCCACGGCGAAGGGGGCCTTGGCAGGCCGCAGCGCAGTTGGGGCGCGCTGTGGGCCTGCGCCGTCAACGGCAAGGACCTGACCCAGCACGCCCTGGCGACCACGGCGGACCTGGGCAGCGCCGCCAGCCTCGACGCGGGCGCCGAACCCGGCAACGTGGCGCAGCTGGACGGCGCGGGGCGCCTGCCCGCGCCGCTGGGGGCCGTGGCGCCCGGCACCGTCCTGGCCTTCGCCGGGGCGGCCCCGCCCGAGGGGTATCTCGAATGCGACGGGGCGAGCGTCTCGCGCGCGGCCTACGCGGCGCTGTTCGCGGCCATCGGCACGACCTTCGGCGCGGGCGACGGCAGCACGACCTTTGCCCTGCCCGACCTGCGCGGCGAGTTCGTGCGCGGCTGGGACCACGGGCGCGGGGCCGATGCGGGGCGCAGCCTGGGTTCGGCCCAGGGCGACGCCATCCGCAACATCACGGGCGAGGCCACGCGGACCGGGACGTTTGGTCTCATCGCAAACGACGCTGCGAACGTCACCGGATGCTTCGAGTTGGGCACCGCCACCACGGGCATCATCAGCAGTGGGACTGGCTCCGCGCGCTGGCTGGCCTTCGACGCCTCCAACGTGGTGCCCACCGCCAACGAGAACCGCCCGCGCAACGTCGCGTTCCTGCACGTCATCAAATACTAG